One Kitasatospora sp. NBC_01266 genomic window carries:
- a CDS encoding SPFH domain-containing protein, producing the protein MEPVLIVLIVLVVVAFIALIRTIQVIPQASAAIVERFGRYTRTLNAGLNIVVPFIDTIRNRIDLREQVVPFPPQPVITQDNLVVNIDTVIYYQVTDARAATYEVASFIQAIEQLTVTTLRNIIGSMDLESTLTSREVINAGLRGVLDEATGKWGIRVNRVELKAIEPPTSIQDSMEKQMRAERDKRAAVLTAEGQRQAAILRAEGEKQAAVLSAEGEAQAAVLKADGEAAAIRTVFEAIHDGDADQKLLAYQYLQTLPQLAQGDSNKLWIIPSEVGDALKGLGGAFGGMAGQGGGQGAGPSVGPSLTKQPVADGNGSRPVGPANGPRPVDTDQTGAARPRVNPTREYPQIDPE; encoded by the coding sequence GTGGAACCCGTCCTCATCGTGCTGATCGTTCTGGTTGTGGTGGCGTTCATCGCGCTGATCCGGACGATCCAGGTGATCCCGCAGGCGAGTGCGGCGATCGTGGAGCGGTTCGGCCGATACACCCGCACGCTCAACGCGGGCCTCAACATCGTGGTGCCGTTCATCGACACCATCCGCAACCGGATCGACCTGCGCGAGCAGGTCGTCCCGTTCCCGCCGCAGCCGGTGATCACCCAGGACAACCTGGTGGTGAACATCGACACCGTCATCTACTACCAGGTGACCGACGCCCGGGCGGCCACCTACGAGGTGGCCAGCTTCATCCAGGCCATCGAGCAGCTCACCGTCACCACGCTGCGCAACATCATCGGTTCGATGGACCTGGAGTCCACCCTGACCTCCCGTGAGGTGATCAACGCCGGGCTGCGCGGGGTGCTGGACGAGGCGACCGGCAAGTGGGGGATCCGGGTCAACCGGGTCGAGCTGAAGGCGATCGAGCCGCCGACCTCCATCCAGGACTCGATGGAGAAGCAGATGCGCGCCGAGCGGGACAAGCGCGCGGCCGTGCTCACCGCCGAGGGCCAGCGGCAGGCGGCGATCCTGCGCGCCGAGGGTGAGAAGCAGGCCGCGGTGCTCAGCGCCGAAGGTGAGGCGCAGGCCGCGGTGCTCAAGGCCGACGGTGAGGCGGCGGCGATCCGCACCGTCTTCGAGGCGATCCACGACGGTGACGCGGACCAGAAGCTGCTCGCCTACCAGTACCTGCAGACGCTGCCGCAGCTCGCCCAGGGCGACTCCAACAAGCTCTGGATCATCCCGAGCGAGGTGGGCGACGCGCTCAAGGGCCTCGGCGGCGCCTTCGGCGGGATGGCCGGGCAGGGCGGCGGGCAGGGTGCGGGGCCGAGCGTCGGCCCGAGCCTGACCAAGCAGCCGGTGGCGGACGGCAACGGCAGCCGCCCGGTGGGTCCGGCCAACGGGCCGCGCCCGGTGGACACCGACCAGACCGGTGCGGCCCGCCCCCGGGTCAACCCGACCCGGGAGTACCCGCAGATCGATCCGGAGTGA
- a CDS encoding sulfite exporter TauE/SafE family protein has protein sequence MTPWEGLAVFAAGMGAGTINVIVGSGTLITFPVLLAIGLPPVTANVSNTLGLVPGSVSGAIGYRRELTDQKGRLIRLGVAALLGGLLGAFLLTKLPSKAFDAIVPVLILLALVLVVIQPRVARAVAARGGKPTHPDGSPLLVAGIFCSAVYGGYFGAAQGVLMLALMGMLLRDELQRMNAVKNVLALIVNGVAAIFFMFTASMDWLAALLIAVGSALGGLIGAKVGRRLPPTALRGLIVVVGLAAVTKLLLT, from the coding sequence ATGACTCCATGGGAAGGGCTGGCGGTCTTCGCCGCCGGCATGGGTGCGGGCACCATCAATGTCATCGTGGGATCGGGAACGCTGATCACGTTCCCGGTCCTGCTGGCGATCGGGCTGCCCCCGGTCACCGCGAACGTCTCCAACACGCTGGGCCTGGTGCCCGGTTCGGTCAGCGGCGCGATCGGCTACCGGCGCGAACTCACCGACCAGAAGGGCCGGCTGATCCGGCTCGGCGTCGCCGCGCTGCTCGGCGGCCTGCTCGGCGCCTTCCTGCTCACCAAGCTGCCCAGCAAGGCCTTCGACGCCATCGTGCCGGTGCTGATCCTGCTGGCCCTGGTCCTGGTGGTGATCCAACCCCGGGTGGCCCGCGCGGTGGCCGCGCGCGGCGGCAAGCCCACGCACCCGGACGGCAGCCCGCTGCTGGTCGCCGGGATCTTCTGCTCCGCCGTCTACGGCGGCTACTTCGGCGCCGCGCAGGGTGTGCTGATGCTCGCGCTGATGGGCATGCTGCTCCGCGACGAGCTGCAGCGGATGAACGCGGTCAAGAACGTGCTCGCACTGATCGTCAACGGCGTCGCCGCGATCTTCTTCATGTTCACCGCCTCGATGGACTGGCTGGCGGCCCTGCTGATCGCGGTCGGCTCGGCGCTCGGCGGCCTGATCGGCGCCAAGGTCGGCCGCAGGCTGCCACCGACCGCGCTGCGCGGGCTGATCGTGGTGGTCGGCCTGGCCGCCGTGACCAAGCTGCTGCTGACCTGA
- a CDS encoding 4a-hydroxytetrahydrobiopterin dehydratase encodes MSSSPLLTEDQITAGLARLTGWRRQGEAITRTAEATDFPAAIRVVVAVAEAAEAMNHHPDIDIRWRTLTFTLATHSAGGVTDLDLQLAARIDQALDQQG; translated from the coding sequence ATGAGCAGCAGCCCCCTCCTCACCGAGGACCAGATCACCGCCGGACTGGCCCGACTGACCGGCTGGCGCCGGCAGGGCGAGGCGATCACCCGGACCGCCGAGGCCACCGACTTCCCGGCCGCGATCCGCGTGGTCGTGGCGGTCGCCGAGGCGGCCGAGGCGATGAACCACCACCCCGACATCGACATCCGCTGGCGCACCCTGACCTTCACGCTCGCCACCCACAGCGCGGGCGGCGTGACCGACCTGGACCTCCAACTGGCGGCCAGGATCGACCAGGCGCTCGACCAGCAGGGGTGA
- a CDS encoding outer membrane protein assembly factor BamB family protein yields the protein MAQDYPPASDQGYPREGGGPDPAGYDYQQTWYPTEQQPYGEPPQQPPHSPAYPQQQAYPGEQAYPADQAYPADPAYPGEQQPWQWPDQPQYQATAEFGYQTDATGAYPTAPEQPPYADPYGTATMPAVPAQAPGDEADAAAAEDSSADPDAAASESDADADPAVDPAAEAEPAATPRSRRGSSASSAPAGSGAAGSLLDRARTAAQGALGAVLATEGAPGGRTLLIRVAAGVAALGVLVTAGVVATSGSDSHHAAPAAPVADPGFAVAHNKIWAAQPAAAPAAGTDDTLVGSWLLPTAVVRADGSGVHAYDLATGKPTWNLDAPTAGVTPCDLSPTVNSAGIGGVLFHTQADPKSPCALLAAVDTKAGKVAWTKPLSTANPYAAQVAVTEDKVIAVGDDKVSAWSAANGQDAWQYAGQGKYCTLSGSASGATVLVHSACVDSSPGDQAVALGAADGKVLWAKGLPTQPKTTTVLSTEPAVMLTTGDQPTDDKVLAWGQNGDPAVVIPVTDPSGGGRLDVDQGSFDPLPGVFFQDHTMVTTMAAPGGPTSVVAYDLSSGKQLWHTAVSEKGAVAAIGLDGGSLVLAAEERLDQPAHLSRFALTIGQESVGGGFPHSTGSLLTSGRVLIGNDRVIAVPGHSAIFGTASAYQAKG from the coding sequence ATGGCTCAGGACTATCCCCCAGCCTCCGACCAGGGGTACCCCCGGGAGGGCGGCGGGCCGGATCCCGCCGGGTACGACTACCAGCAGACCTGGTACCCGACCGAGCAGCAGCCCTATGGCGAGCCGCCGCAGCAGCCGCCGCACTCGCCGGCCTATCCGCAGCAGCAGGCGTACCCGGGCGAGCAGGCCTACCCCGCTGACCAGGCCTACCCCGCCGACCCGGCGTACCCCGGCGAGCAGCAGCCCTGGCAGTGGCCGGACCAGCCGCAGTACCAGGCGACGGCCGAGTTCGGCTACCAGACCGACGCCACGGGGGCCTATCCGACGGCGCCCGAGCAGCCGCCCTACGCCGACCCGTACGGCACGGCCACCATGCCGGCCGTGCCGGCCCAGGCGCCCGGCGACGAGGCCGATGCCGCCGCCGCTGAAGACTCGTCAGCCGACCCTGACGCCGCGGCGTCCGAGAGCGACGCCGACGCCGACCCGGCCGTCGACCCCGCCGCCGAGGCCGAGCCGGCCGCCACCCCCCGCTCCCGGCGCGGCTCCAGCGCCAGCTCAGCCCCCGCCGGGTCCGGCGCCGCCGGCTCGCTGCTGGACCGTGCCCGCACCGCCGCCCAGGGCGCGCTCGGCGCGGTGCTCGCCACCGAAGGCGCCCCTGGTGGCCGGACCCTGCTGATCCGGGTGGCCGCCGGCGTCGCGGCCCTCGGCGTCCTGGTCACCGCCGGGGTGGTCGCCACCAGCGGCAGCGACAGCCACCACGCGGCCCCCGCGGCCCCCGTCGCCGACCCCGGTTTCGCGGTCGCCCACAACAAGATCTGGGCCGCCCAGCCCGCCGCCGCCCCGGCGGCCGGCACCGATGACACCCTGGTCGGCAGCTGGCTGCTCCCCACCGCCGTGGTCCGCGCCGACGGCAGCGGCGTGCACGCCTACGACCTGGCGACCGGCAAGCCCACCTGGAACCTCGACGCCCCGACCGCCGGCGTCACCCCCTGCGACCTGTCGCCCACCGTCAACTCCGCCGGCATCGGCGGCGTGCTCTTCCACACCCAGGCCGACCCGAAGAGCCCCTGCGCGCTGCTCGCCGCCGTCGACACCAAGGCCGGCAAGGTCGCCTGGACCAAGCCGCTCTCCACCGCCAACCCGTACGCGGCCCAGGTCGCCGTCACCGAGGACAAGGTGATCGCGGTCGGTGACGACAAGGTGAGCGCCTGGTCGGCCGCCAACGGCCAGGACGCGTGGCAGTACGCCGGGCAGGGCAAGTACTGCACGCTCTCCGGCAGCGCCTCGGGCGCCACCGTGCTGGTGCACAGCGCCTGTGTCGACAGCAGCCCCGGCGACCAGGCCGTCGCCCTGGGCGCGGCCGACGGCAAGGTGCTCTGGGCCAAGGGCCTGCCGACCCAGCCGAAGACCACCACCGTGCTCTCCACCGAGCCGGCCGTGATGCTCACCACCGGTGACCAGCCGACCGACGACAAGGTGCTCGCCTGGGGCCAGAACGGTGACCCGGCCGTCGTCATCCCGGTCACCGACCCGAGCGGTGGCGGTCGGCTGGACGTCGACCAGGGCAGCTTCGACCCGTTGCCGGGCGTCTTCTTCCAGGACCACACCATGGTCACCACGATGGCCGCGCCCGGCGGCCCGACCTCGGTGGTCGCCTACGACCTGAGCAGCGGGAAGCAGCTCTGGCACACCGCCGTCAGCGAGAAGGGCGCGGTGGCGGCGATCGGTCTGGACGGCGGCTCCCTGGTGCTGGCCGCCGAGGAGCGCCTCGACCAGCCCGCCCACCTGAGCCGCTTCGCCCTGACGATCGGCCAGGAGAGCGTCGGCGGCGGCTTCCCGCACAGCACCGGCTCGCTGCTCACCTCGGGCCGGGTGCTGATCGGCAACGACCGGGTGATCGCCGTGCCCGGCCACTCGGCCATCTTCGGCACCGCGAGCGCCTACCAGGCCAAGGGCTGA
- a CDS encoding HNH endonuclease codes for MRNTLVLNASYEPLSTVSLQRAVVLVLQDKAVVEQAHPLRVMRATGMSVPVPRVIRLQRYVRVPFRQRAPWSRRGVLVRDQHVCAYCGRRATTVDHLVPRSRGGADSWLNTVAACAEDNQRKADRTPEQAGMALLRRPFEPTPEASLMLALGLRAGEAGELAAWLPRAAPSAGNPAGSTGRAAAGGAVAVA; via the coding sequence ATGCGCAACACGCTGGTGCTGAACGCGAGCTACGAGCCCCTGTCGACGGTGTCGCTGCAGCGTGCCGTGGTGCTGGTACTCCAGGACAAGGCCGTGGTGGAGCAGGCCCATCCGCTGCGCGTGATGCGGGCCACCGGCATGTCGGTACCGGTGCCCCGGGTGATCAGACTCCAGCGGTACGTACGGGTGCCGTTCCGACAACGGGCGCCGTGGTCGCGGCGGGGGGTGCTGGTCCGGGACCAGCACGTGTGCGCCTACTGCGGGCGGCGGGCGACCACGGTGGACCACCTGGTCCCGAGGTCGCGCGGCGGCGCCGACAGCTGGCTGAACACGGTGGCCGCGTGCGCCGAGGACAACCAGCGCAAGGCCGACCGGACGCCCGAGCAGGCCGGGATGGCCCTGCTGCGTCGGCCCTTCGAGCCGACGCCGGAGGCCTCGCTGATGCTGGCGCTGGGTCTGCGGGCCGGGGAGGCGGGCGAGTTGGCCGCCTGGCTGCCGCGCGCGGCACCGTCGGCCGGCAACCCGGCGGGCAGCACCGGGCGCGCGGCCGCGGGCGGGGCGGTTGCCGTGGCCTGA